From Desulfuromonas soudanensis, the proteins below share one genomic window:
- a CDS encoding metallophosphoesterase, with product MKNPPTPPKETRTLSIALHAAPESTASKKIFKVRQPSYEAVILHPSLGSPLLVDDPACFSLFLAANGNFAATFANGSDRGNKRGAVGGDNIKLVIAQSLAVIPWDDSTGAMKDPGKVETLLYPSPEKAFAGIGCTCLGELGPELQDKNGRHFANTHPAIRKQLAEAGLTSLYQVDLKNLKDIHPGQMYDSFWSGRNDRPAASDLSRDVLDTQDRLTRNYVFTSFYKYKNKGNGAPSDAPRYAFKVGVEGVVFEEDSAIPLINRHPIYVPPAGKKVLNLGHLSDIHVSSKQHAYKGCKATVIPGVEDAISPPLGDKVNNNCDNFHNLLGQFGNDKDVDLLVMTGDLYDHTHNFDPRSRKIETTGNLWEAMYLDGKKAVHDRAAEYPYGIDGLIVYSLLIHFYNTFHKPVFIVSGNHEAYEYPYGISPRVLGKRANDGIPLDHNLTFYEAILLYGPGYDKVLKGLNFAKENFDWFATVFTPLSDYVVSYGEQKLVGLAWGDGEHFWNNWSLTTFSNGGTLPRATESPGNAQIALKETHVARESIKKNPDAMRILFSHFTQINYDLDKPLTEVGEINCNDFLEKYSSYDHGSVKTNRPVLYGQWLAQNEFTYTLSGHSHRAGLYRCLNYDDNLIGRKYMTTLGHYPENENLQQAHWRGRTKALVSASAGPIPKQNLHGEMSGQGMEYPSGSKVILNGEQKITLVKSGCATARPRFAVACDYIDIMNGGFWEYFRSTGDNSEFELKICWEKIHPRFPEDKMEKFVENVTLCLVGDEVTTVIDMNSMKLRGESLFLTFSSDLKSEVEFHGNSSGAIFASIIFRGSEVSHLPGFKNYTFKSAWNIQVGIYDLIGRGYHGFSENQRPTSGTKIGHSFNKKNNTHKQNIGQWIILRHKQNGEIPDHKWRSKIWSDEYFYKLETREK from the coding sequence ATGAAAAACCCCCCCACACCCCCCAAAGAGACCCGGACCCTCTCCATTGCGCTGCACGCCGCGCCGGAGAGTACGGCGAGCAAAAAGATTTTCAAAGTCCGCCAGCCCTCCTATGAGGCGGTGATCCTCCACCCGTCCCTCGGCTCTCCTCTCCTGGTCGACGACCCGGCCTGTTTCAGCCTCTTTCTGGCCGCCAACGGGAATTTTGCCGCCACCTTCGCCAATGGCAGCGACCGGGGAAACAAAAGGGGAGCCGTCGGTGGCGACAACATCAAGCTGGTCATCGCCCAGAGCCTCGCGGTCATCCCCTGGGATGACTCCACCGGGGCGATGAAGGATCCGGGGAAGGTGGAAACCCTCCTCTATCCGTCCCCGGAGAAGGCCTTTGCCGGCATCGGCTGTACCTGTCTCGGTGAGCTCGGGCCGGAGTTGCAGGATAAAAACGGCAGGCATTTTGCCAACACCCACCCCGCCATCCGGAAACAACTCGCCGAGGCCGGGCTCACCTCCCTCTATCAGGTCGATCTGAAAAACCTCAAAGACATCCATCCCGGCCAGATGTATGACTCTTTCTGGAGCGGACGCAACGACCGGCCTGCAGCCAGCGATCTCAGCCGGGACGTCCTCGACACCCAGGATCGCCTGACGCGAAATTACGTTTTTACCTCCTTTTACAAATACAAAAACAAAGGGAACGGCGCCCCTTCCGACGCACCCCGGTATGCCTTCAAGGTCGGTGTCGAGGGGGTCGTCTTCGAGGAGGACAGCGCCATCCCCCTGATCAACCGCCACCCGATCTACGTGCCGCCGGCGGGGAAAAAGGTTCTCAACCTCGGCCATCTCTCCGACATCCATGTCTCGTCAAAACAGCACGCCTACAAGGGATGCAAAGCGACGGTCATCCCCGGTGTCGAGGATGCGATCTCGCCCCCCCTGGGCGACAAGGTGAATAACAACTGCGACAACTTTCACAATCTGCTGGGCCAGTTCGGAAACGACAAGGATGTCGACCTGCTGGTAATGACCGGCGACCTCTACGACCACACCCACAACTTCGATCCGCGAAGCCGCAAGATCGAGACGACCGGCAACCTCTGGGAGGCAATGTATCTCGACGGCAAAAAAGCAGTCCATGACCGCGCCGCCGAGTATCCCTACGGCATCGACGGCCTCATCGTCTATTCGCTGCTGATCCATTTCTACAACACCTTCCACAAACCGGTCTTCATCGTCTCGGGAAATCATGAGGCCTATGAATACCCGTACGGGATTTCGCCTCGGGTTCTGGGGAAAAGGGCCAATGACGGGATCCCCCTCGATCACAACCTGACCTTTTACGAGGCGATTCTGCTCTACGGGCCGGGCTACGACAAGGTGCTCAAAGGTCTTAATTTTGCCAAAGAGAATTTCGACTGGTTCGCCACCGTTTTTACACCCCTTTCCGATTATGTGGTGAGCTACGGCGAGCAGAAACTGGTCGGGCTCGCCTGGGGAGACGGCGAACACTTTTGGAACAACTGGTCCCTGACGACGTTCTCCAACGGCGGCACCTTGCCCCGGGCAACGGAGAGTCCCGGCAATGCCCAGATTGCCCTGAAAGAGACCCATGTCGCCCGGGAATCCATCAAGAAGAACCCCGATGCGATGCGCATTCTTTTCAGTCATTTCACCCAGATCAACTATGACCTGGACAAGCCGTTAACCGAAGTGGGTGAAATCAACTGCAACGATTTTCTCGAGAAATACAGCAGCTACGACCATGGCTCGGTGAAGACAAATCGTCCCGTCCTCTATGGCCAATGGCTGGCACAAAATGAATTCACCTATACCCTCAGCGGCCACTCCCATCGCGCCGGCCTCTACCGCTGCCTGAACTATGACGACAACCTGATCGGCCGAAAATACATGACCACCCTCGGGCATTATCCCGAAAACGAAAACCTTCAACAGGCGCACTGGCGGGGACGGACCAAGGCCCTCGTTTCCGCCAGCGCCGGCCCCATTCCCAAGCAGAACCTGCACGGCGAAATGAGCGGGCAGGGGATGGAGTACCCCTCGGGGAGCAAGGTCATCCTTAACGGGGAACAGAAAATCACCCTCGTCAAAAGCGGCTGTGCCACCGCCAGGCCCCGCTTCGCCGTCGCCTGCGACTATATCGATATTATGAATGGGGGGTTTTGGGAGTACTTCAGATCTACAGGTGACAACAGTGAGTTCGAACTGAAAATCTGTTGGGAGAAGATCCACCCGAGGTTTCCTGAAGACAAAATGGAGAAGTTTGTTGAGAATGTTACGTTGTGCCTAGTGGGGGATGAAGTTACGACAGTGATTGACATGAACTCCATGAAATTGCGAGGCGAATCTCTTTTTTTGACTTTTTCATCTGACCTAAAGTCAGAAGTCGAATTTCATGGTAATTCTTCCGGAGCTATTTTTGCCTCTATTATATTTAGAGGATCGGAGGTTTCACACCTTCCTGGTTTTAAGAATTATACGTTTAAATCTGCGTGGAATATTCAAGTTGGTATTTATGATCTCATAGGACGTGGGTATCATGGATTTTCCGAAAATCAAAGACCTACTAGCGGCACAAAAATTGGTCACTCTTTTAACAAAAAAAATAATACTCATAAACAAAATATTGGACAATGGATAATATTAAGACATAAACAAAATGGTGAAATACCAGATCATAAATGGCGCTCAAAAATATGGTCAGATGAATATTTTTATAAACTGGAGACAAGGGAAAAATAA
- the glnE gene encoding bifunctional [glutamate--ammonia ligase]-adenylyl-L-tyrosine phosphorylase/[glutamate--ammonia-ligase] adenylyltransferase has protein sequence MSSGTPAARLVDVCRAKDKPGLLRLAAELGFAEGGKTADNLLLISERPALAALLPEIVEDALSSADPDQALNGLERLLATVSENELAAVLRTPGERQRLLTVLGASLFLTGILCRRSAFFHDLFSAGEFERAKPEGVMLDELRRRIPDGSTFAELQKGVRLYKSREILRIGSRDLCRMADLVEVTAELSALAAATLQRAFEICETLLRAEYGTPRLRTADGALGDEPEFTILGMGKFGGRELNFSSDIDLIYFYSSEKGETEGVADPVRGRKNALHLHQYYCKLGELITKAIGQVTEDGFVFRVDLRLRPEGNSGDMANSLRSGEVYYESWGQSWERAAMIKARPVAGSIPLGERLLKNLEPFVYRKFLDYAMVEDIKVMKQKIDRSLTRDREGELNLKLGRGGIREIEFFIQALQLIYAGKNPRLRVKNSLKALDALLAEGHIKTEDHRTLRDAYIFLRTVEHRIQVVQERQTHNLPTHPGEVRALARRSGFAEALPFHQALQNHRNRVEAIYRDLFYTAEEEIREEVRPEISFLFDPAANSDLVKDILEEKGFKDPDGAFESLLVLRDGPPHARLTERARRHLERIAPLLLQEVVDSPEPDMALRNLERFLGVLRARATFYALLAENREIIKLLITLFGTSQFLSRIFIQHPEILDALVSRSYAVAYKEKETLERELRAYLAEAADYEEKLDVLRRFRNEEFLRIALNDIHGHTPQGAGTAQLSCLADVCLQSAVEIAREELLPRFGLPFCKDEEGREHEAAFAIVGMGKLGGRELNYHSDLDIIFIYEGDGETRSAEGTDSGRFRGQSNQEYFSRLAQRIISVLTLVTREGTVYQIDTRLRPSGNQGPLVTTLSAYERYHESSAQAWERQALTKARVVTGPEALARRIETLTQKIVYERPVPDNLREEIFRLRARMETEIAREGDDHFNIKTGRGGMVDVEFLAQFLQLKYGGDRPPLRQTNTLHTLQALEEEGLLSPADHTALVVGYKFLRRLENRLRLVHDQSINDLSGERGYLVKLAKRLGYPDRPRRPDEVLMEDYRRATEKIRAVFDRFLGPESAGTPPAEA, from the coding sequence ATGAGCAGCGGTACTCCCGCCGCACGTCTGGTCGACGTCTGCCGGGCCAAGGACAAACCGGGACTCCTTCGCCTGGCGGCCGAACTCGGCTTTGCCGAGGGAGGGAAAACCGCGGACAATCTCCTTCTCATCTCCGAGCGCCCGGCTCTGGCGGCGCTCCTCCCGGAGATCGTCGAAGACGCCCTGTCTTCCGCCGATCCCGACCAGGCCCTCAACGGCCTGGAGCGCCTCCTGGCGACCGTCTCCGAGAACGAACTGGCGGCGGTGCTCCGGACCCCCGGGGAACGACAACGCCTCCTCACCGTCCTCGGCGCCTCCCTCTTTCTCACCGGGATCCTCTGCCGCCGTAGCGCCTTCTTTCATGACCTCTTTTCCGCCGGCGAATTCGAGCGAGCCAAACCGGAAGGGGTGATGCTCGACGAGCTGCGCCGAAGGATCCCCGACGGCTCCACTTTTGCCGAACTGCAGAAGGGGGTGCGTCTCTACAAGTCCCGGGAAATCCTCCGCATCGGCAGCCGCGACCTCTGCCGGATGGCCGATCTGGTCGAGGTCACCGCCGAGCTCTCGGCCCTGGCCGCCGCCACCCTGCAGCGCGCCTTCGAGATCTGCGAAACGCTGCTGCGCGCCGAGTACGGCACACCGCGCCTCCGCACCGCCGACGGCGCCCTCGGCGACGAGCCGGAATTCACCATCCTCGGCATGGGGAAATTCGGCGGCCGCGAACTCAACTTCTCCTCCGACATCGATCTGATCTACTTCTACTCCTCGGAAAAGGGGGAGACCGAAGGTGTCGCCGACCCCGTCCGGGGCCGAAAGAACGCCCTCCACCTCCACCAGTACTACTGCAAGCTCGGCGAGCTGATCACCAAGGCCATCGGCCAGGTCACCGAAGACGGCTTCGTCTTTCGCGTCGATTTACGGCTGCGCCCCGAGGGGAACAGCGGCGACATGGCCAATTCCCTGCGCAGCGGCGAGGTCTACTACGAAAGCTGGGGACAGAGCTGGGAGCGGGCGGCGATGATCAAGGCCCGCCCCGTCGCCGGCTCGATCCCCCTCGGGGAGAGACTGCTCAAAAACCTCGAACCCTTCGTCTACCGCAAGTTCCTCGACTACGCCATGGTCGAGGACATCAAGGTGATGAAACAGAAGATCGACCGCAGCCTGACCCGCGACCGCGAGGGGGAGCTCAATCTCAAACTCGGCCGCGGCGGGATCCGGGAAATCGAATTCTTCATCCAGGCGCTGCAGCTGATCTACGCCGGCAAGAACCCGCGGCTGCGGGTGAAAAACTCCCTGAAGGCCCTCGATGCCCTCCTTGCCGAGGGACATATCAAGACCGAGGACCACCGCACGCTGCGCGACGCCTACATCTTCTTGCGCACCGTCGAACACCGCATCCAGGTGGTCCAGGAGCGCCAGACCCACAACCTCCCCACCCACCCCGGCGAGGTTCGGGCTCTGGCCCGACGGTCGGGGTTCGCCGAGGCACTCCCCTTTCACCAGGCGCTGCAGAACCACCGGAACAGGGTCGAGGCGATCTACCGCGACCTCTTCTATACCGCCGAGGAGGAGATCCGCGAAGAGGTCCGTCCGGAGATCTCCTTTCTTTTCGACCCGGCGGCAAATTCGGACCTGGTCAAGGACATCCTCGAAGAGAAGGGGTTCAAGGATCCCGACGGCGCCTTCGAGAGCCTACTGGTGCTGCGCGACGGCCCCCCGCACGCCCGGCTCACCGAACGGGCCCGGCGCCATCTGGAGCGCATCGCTCCCCTCCTCCTGCAGGAGGTCGTCGATTCCCCCGAGCCGGACATGGCGCTGCGCAACCTCGAGCGTTTTCTCGGCGTCCTGCGGGCCCGGGCAACCTTCTACGCCCTCCTCGCCGAAAACCGCGAAATCATCAAACTTCTCATCACCCTCTTCGGCACCAGCCAGTTCCTCTCAAGGATCTTCATCCAGCACCCCGAGATCCTCGACGCCCTGGTCTCCCGCTCCTATGCCGTGGCTTACAAGGAAAAAGAGACGCTGGAAAGGGAACTGCGCGCCTATCTGGCGGAGGCGGCCGACTACGAGGAAAAGCTCGACGTACTGCGACGCTTCCGCAACGAGGAGTTTCTGCGCATCGCCCTCAACGACATCCACGGTCACACCCCCCAGGGGGCGGGGACGGCCCAGCTCTCCTGCCTGGCCGACGTCTGCCTGCAGTCGGCGGTGGAGATCGCCCGGGAGGAACTTCTGCCGCGCTTCGGCCTCCCTTTCTGCAAGGATGAGGAAGGCCGGGAGCACGAGGCCGCCTTCGCCATCGTCGGCATGGGGAAGCTGGGGGGGAGGGAGCTCAACTACCATTCGGACCTCGACATCATCTTCATCTACGAAGGGGACGGCGAAACCCGTTCGGCCGAAGGGACCGATTCCGGCCGTTTCCGCGGGCAGAGCAATCAGGAATACTTCTCGCGCCTGGCGCAGCGCATCATCTCGGTCCTCACCCTGGTCACCCGCGAGGGGACCGTCTATCAGATCGACACCCGGTTGCGCCCCTCGGGGAACCAGGGACCGCTGGTGACGACCCTGTCGGCCTACGAGCGCTACCACGAGTCCTCGGCCCAGGCCTGGGAGCGCCAGGCCCTGACCAAGGCGCGGGTGGTCACCGGCCCCGAAGCGCTGGCCCGGCGCATCGAGACCCTGACGCAAAAAATCGTCTACGAGCGCCCCGTCCCGGACAATCTCCGCGAGGAGATTTTCCGCCTGCGGGCCCGGATGGAGACGGAAATCGCCCGCGAAGGGGACGACCACTTCAACATCAAGACCGGCCGCGGCGGCATGGTCGACGTGGAATTTCTCGCCCAGTTCCTGCAACTCAAGTACGGCGGCGACCGCCCGCCCCTGCGGCAGACCAACACCCTGCACACCCTGCAGGCCCTGGAGGAGGAAGGCCTTCTCTCCCCGGCTGATCACACCGCACTGGTCGTCGGATACAAGTTTCTCCGCCGTCTGGAAAACCGCCTGCGCCTGGTGCACGACCAGTCGATCAACGACCTCTCGGGCGAACGCGGCTACCTGGTCAAGCTGGCCAAGCGCCTCGGCTATCCCGACCGCCCGCGCCGCCCCGACGAGGTATTGATGGAGGACTACCGCCGGGCAACGGAGAAGATCCGCGCCGTCTTCGACCGCTTCCTCGGCCCGGAGAGCGCCGGAACACCCCCCGCGGAGGCGTAG
- the mtnA gene encoding S-methyl-5-thioribose-1-phosphate isomerase translates to MSIKPILYENNVLKMIDQRLLPVEEVWLEYTDYRAVAEAIKTMVVRGAPAIGVAAAFGAAFGAREIVAADYDAFAPEFEKVCALLAATRPTAVNLFWALDRMKRCAKAHRALSPSGLKARLVGEAMEIAAEDERLNRTLGKNGATLIPDGARVLTHCNAGALATAGYGTALGVIRAAVEAGKKVAVLADETRPWLQGARLTAWELMKDGIPVTLICDNMAGHLMSKGEIDCVIVGADRIAANGDTANKIGTYTVAILAREHGLPFYVAAPISTIDLAIPDGSHIPIEERDRREVTHSGERQLAPEGVTVRNPAFDVTPARLITAIITERGVVSGDYRAELLRLVSGKE, encoded by the coding sequence ATGTCCATCAAACCGATTCTCTATGAAAACAACGTCCTGAAAATGATCGACCAGCGCCTCCTCCCCGTGGAGGAGGTCTGGCTCGAATATACCGACTACCGCGCCGTCGCCGAGGCGATCAAGACCATGGTGGTGCGCGGCGCCCCGGCCATCGGCGTGGCGGCGGCCTTCGGTGCCGCCTTCGGGGCCCGGGAGATCGTCGCCGCCGACTACGACGCCTTCGCGCCCGAGTTCGAAAAGGTCTGCGCCCTTCTCGCGGCGACCCGGCCGACGGCCGTCAACCTCTTCTGGGCTCTCGACCGCATGAAGCGCTGCGCGAAGGCTCACCGCGCCCTCTCCCCCTCGGGGCTCAAGGCGCGCCTCGTCGGCGAGGCGATGGAGATTGCCGCCGAGGACGAACGCCTCAACCGCACCCTGGGAAAAAACGGCGCGACTCTGATCCCCGACGGCGCCCGGGTCCTCACCCACTGCAATGCCGGAGCCCTGGCCACCGCCGGCTACGGCACGGCCCTCGGGGTGATCCGCGCCGCCGTGGAGGCCGGCAAGAAAGTCGCCGTCCTCGCCGATGAGACCCGCCCCTGGCTGCAGGGGGCCCGCCTCACCGCCTGGGAACTCATGAAGGACGGAATCCCCGTGACCCTGATCTGCGACAACATGGCCGGCCACCTGATGAGCAAGGGGGAGATCGACTGCGTCATCGTCGGCGCCGACCGCATCGCCGCCAACGGCGACACCGCCAACAAGATCGGCACCTACACGGTGGCGATTCTCGCCCGGGAGCACGGCCTCCCCTTCTACGTCGCCGCGCCGATCTCCACCATCGATCTGGCGATCCCCGACGGCAGTCACATCCCCATCGAGGAGCGCGACCGCCGCGAGGTGACCCACAGCGGCGAAAGGCAGCTGGCCCCCGAAGGAGTGACGGTGCGCAACCCGGCCTTCGACGTCACCCCGGCCCGCCTAATTACCGCCATCATCACCGAGCGCGGGGTGGTCAGCGGCGACTATCGGGCCGAACTGCTCCGGCTGGTTTCCGGAAAGGAATAA
- a CDS encoding nucleotidyltransferase family protein, producing MANKRLIFGLAERHYDEFERIFSRYPQVDRVLIFGSRAKGTDKPESDFDLAVLAPTMKESEFSRLWNEIDALPLVFKVDLLHWDRLTQNRLKEKITSEGRLFYPRPTNSTE from the coding sequence ATGGCAAACAAACGGTTGATTTTCGGCCTGGCCGAGCGCCACTATGACGAATTCGAGCGGATTTTTTCCCGCTATCCTCAGGTCGATCGGGTCCTGATCTTCGGTTCGCGGGCCAAGGGGACCGACAAACCGGAATCCGACTTCGACCTCGCCGTCCTCGCGCCGACGATGAAGGAGAGTGAGTTTTCCCGACTCTGGAACGAGATCGACGCACTCCCTCTGGTTTTCAAGGTGGATTTATTGCACTGGGACCGACTGACGCAGAACCGACTGAAGGAAAAGATTACTTCGGAAGGACGCCTCTTTTATCCCCGACCGACCAATTCAACCGAATGA
- a CDS encoding nucleotidyltransferase substrate binding protein, translating to MEAESLAERIDDYLKALKQLEKAVAQPKNEFIRNSVIQRFEFTHELAWKMLKLQLEAEGLIVRTPRETLQEALQAGLIEDGNLWSDMQKMRNLTSHTYHEQLAEDVYAFIVGQALHLFQLLAEKSRTWQTNG from the coding sequence ATGGAAGCAGAAAGCCTGGCAGAACGGATCGACGATTATCTCAAGGCCCTGAAGCAGCTCGAGAAAGCCGTGGCGCAGCCCAAGAATGAGTTCATCCGGAATTCGGTGATTCAACGCTTTGAGTTCACCCATGAGCTGGCCTGGAAGATGCTGAAACTCCAGCTTGAGGCGGAGGGGCTGATCGTCAGGACCCCTCGCGAAACGCTGCAGGAGGCGTTGCAGGCGGGATTGATCGAGGACGGCAATCTCTGGAGCGACATGCAGAAGATGCGCAATCTCACCAGCCACACCTACCATGAGCAACTGGCTGAGGATGTCTACGCTTTTATCGTCGGCCAGGCGCTCCATCTCTTTCAGCTTCTGGCGGAAAAGAGCAGGACATGGCAAACAAACGGTTGA
- the gatB gene encoding Asp-tRNA(Asn)/Glu-tRNA(Gln) amidotransferase subunit GatB codes for MSSKYEVVIGLEVHVQLTTATKIFCGCSTAFGAPPNSQTCPVCLGMPGALPVLNRKVVEYAIHAGLATNCAITERSIFARKNYFYPDLPKGYQISQFELPICQHGWLDIQVEGEESKRIGITRIHMEEDAGKLLHGEGMENASLVDLNRACTPLLEIVSEPDMRSSDEAIAYLKKLHQIVMYLGICDGNLEEGSFRCDANVSIRPRGQKELGTRAELKNINSFRFIKQAIDYEVERQAELLEDGGKVVQETRLFDAATGVSRSMRGKEEAHDYRYFPDPDLVPVVVSEAWIAEVRAALPELPGARIARFVQEYGIPLYDAEVLSAERGLGDYYDACVRLHGNAKACSNWVMGEVIRALNADGIAIAAAPVTPAMLAGMLSRIDDGTISGKIAKTVFDAMWKSGKEADVLIEEQGLKQVTDSGAIETIIDEIIAANSGQVEEYRAGKEKVFGFFVGQVMKASKGKANPAAVNELLKKKLAGE; via the coding sequence ATGTCATCAAAATACGAAGTCGTCATCGGCCTGGAGGTTCATGTCCAGCTCACCACCGCGACCAAGATCTTCTGCGGCTGCTCCACGGCCTTCGGCGCGCCCCCGAACTCCCAGACCTGCCCGGTCTGCCTGGGGATGCCCGGCGCCCTGCCGGTTCTCAACCGCAAGGTCGTCGAATACGCCATCCACGCCGGCCTGGCGACCAACTGCGCCATCACGGAGCGCTCCATCTTCGCCCGCAAGAATTACTTCTATCCCGACCTCCCCAAGGGGTATCAGATCAGCCAGTTCGAGCTCCCCATCTGCCAGCACGGCTGGCTCGACATCCAGGTCGAGGGAGAGGAATCGAAACGCATCGGCATCACCCGCATTCACATGGAAGAGGATGCCGGCAAACTCCTCCACGGCGAGGGGATGGAGAACGCCTCCCTCGTCGACCTCAACCGCGCCTGCACGCCGCTTCTCGAAATCGTCTCCGAGCCGGACATGCGCTCTTCCGACGAGGCGATCGCCTATCTGAAGAAGCTCCACCAGATCGTCATGTACCTCGGGATCTGCGACGGCAACCTCGAGGAGGGGTCCTTCCGCTGCGACGCCAACGTCTCCATCCGCCCCCGGGGACAGAAGGAGCTGGGGACCCGCGCCGAGCTCAAGAACATCAACTCCTTCCGTTTCATCAAGCAGGCCATCGACTACGAGGTCGAGCGCCAGGCCGAACTCCTCGAGGACGGCGGCAAGGTTGTGCAGGAGACCCGCCTCTTCGACGCCGCCACCGGCGTCTCCCGCTCCATGCGCGGCAAGGAGGAGGCCCACGACTACCGTTACTTCCCCGACCCCGACCTGGTTCCGGTGGTCGTCTCCGAGGCCTGGATCGCCGAGGTGCGCGCCGCCCTCCCCGAACTCCCCGGGGCCCGCATCGCGCGCTTCGTCCAGGAGTACGGCATCCCCCTCTACGACGCCGAGGTTCTCAGCGCCGAGCGCGGACTCGGAGACTACTACGACGCCTGCGTCCGGCTCCACGGCAACGCCAAGGCCTGCTCCAACTGGGTCATGGGGGAGGTGATCCGCGCCCTCAACGCCGACGGAATCGCCATTGCGGCCGCTCCGGTGACTCCGGCGATGCTCGCCGGGATGCTTTCGCGCATCGACGACGGCACCATTTCCGGCAAGATCGCCAAGACCGTCTTCGACGCCATGTGGAAGAGCGGCAAGGAGGCCGACGTCCTCATCGAGGAGCAGGGTCTCAAACAGGTGACCGACAGCGGAGCCATCGAGACGATCATCGACGAGATCATCGCCGCCAATTCCGGGCAGGTCGAAGAGTACCGCGCCGGCAAGGAGAAGGTCTTCGGCTTCTTCGTTGGCCAGGTCATGAAGGCCAGCAAAGGGAAGGCCAATCCCGCCGCCGTCAACGAGCTGCTGAAGAAGAAGCTGGCGGGGGAATAA
- the gatA gene encoding Asp-tRNA(Asn)/Glu-tRNA(Gln) amidotransferase subunit GatA, translating to MNFTDRTIHELHDRLRAGEVTSVELTRAHLERIKATDGAINAYITLCPEEALAAAAAADARIAEGRADLLTGIPIALKDIFLTEGVRTTCASKILDNFVAPYDGTAVARLKERGAVILGKLNMDEFAMGSSNENSAYGPVKNPWNLGTVPGGSSGGSAAAVAAGQAVATLGTDTGGSIRQPASHCGVVGLKPTYGRVSRYGVIAYASSLDQVGPLTRDVEDCAIMLQAVAGFDGADSTSVDLPVPDYRATLKDGIAGLKIGLPKEYFIEGLDPEVKKAVETAIAVCRNLGAEIVEVSLPHTDYALACYYLVATAEASSNLARYDGVRYGVRTESARGLSDLYSRSRAEGFGAEVKRRIMLGTYALSSGYYDAYYLKAQKVRTLIRQDFLDAFAQVDLLLTPVAPTAAFPIGEKTADPLQMYLSDIFTIPVNLAGTCALSLPCGFTAEGLPIGLQLIGKPFDEATILRAAWAFEQATEWHKESPHF from the coding sequence ATGAATTTTACGGATCGGACCATCCACGAACTGCACGACCGGCTGCGCGCCGGCGAGGTGACCTCCGTCGAGCTGACCCGGGCCCATCTTGAGCGGATCAAGGCGACCGACGGGGCGATCAACGCCTACATCACCCTCTGCCCCGAAGAGGCTTTGGCGGCCGCGGCGGCCGCCGACGCCCGCATCGCCGAAGGGCGCGCCGATCTCCTCACCGGCATCCCCATCGCCCTCAAGGACATCTTTCTCACCGAGGGGGTGCGCACCACCTGCGCCTCGAAGATTCTCGACAACTTTGTCGCCCCCTACGACGGCACCGCCGTCGCCCGCCTCAAGGAACGGGGGGCGGTGATCCTCGGCAAGCTCAACATGGATGAGTTCGCCATGGGGAGCTCCAACGAGAACAGCGCCTACGGGCCGGTGAAGAATCCCTGGAACCTGGGGACCGTTCCCGGCGGCTCCTCCGGCGGCAGCGCCGCGGCGGTCGCCGCCGGCCAGGCGGTGGCGACCCTCGGCACCGACACCGGCGGCTCGATCCGCCAGCCCGCCTCCCACTGCGGCGTCGTCGGCCTCAAGCCGACCTACGGCCGGGTCTCCCGCTACGGAGTCATCGCCTACGCCTCCTCCCTCGACCAGGTCGGCCCCCTGACCCGCGACGTGGAGGACTGCGCCATCATGCTCCAGGCCGTCGCCGGTTTCGACGGCGCCGACTCGACCTCCGTCGACCTCCCGGTCCCCGACTACCGCGCCACCCTGAAGGACGGCATCGCCGGACTCAAAATCGGCCTGCCGAAGGAATACTTCATCGAAGGGCTCGACCCGGAGGTGAAAAAGGCCGTCGAGACCGCCATCGCCGTCTGCCGGAATCTCGGCGCCGAGATTGTCGAGGTCTCCCTCCCCCACACCGACTACGCCCTGGCCTGCTACTACCTGGTCGCCACCGCCGAGGCCTCGAGCAACCTCGCCCGCTACGACGGGGTGCGCTACGGCGTGCGGACCGAGAGCGCCAGGGGACTTTCCGACCTGTACAGCCGCAGCCGCGCTGAAGGCTTCGGCGCCGAGGTCAAGCGCCGCATCATGCTCGGCACCTACGCCCTCTCTTCCGGCTACTACGACGCCTACTACCTCAAGGCGCAGAAGGTGCGGACCCTGATCCGCCAGGACTTCCTCGACGCCTTCGCCCAGGTCGATCTCCTCCTGACCCCGGTGGCGCCGACGGCGGCTTTCCCCATCGGCGAGAAGACGGCCGACCCGTTGCAGATGTACCTCTCGGACATCTTCACCATCCCCGTCAACCTCGCCGGAACCTGCGCCCTCTCCCTCCCCTGCGGATTCACCGCCGAAGGGCTCCCCATCGGCCTGCAGCTGATCGGCAAACCCTTCGACGAAGCGACGATCCTGCGGGCGGCCTGGGCCTTTGAGCAGGCGACGGAGTGGCACAAAGAAAGCCCCCATTTTTAA